A single region of the Phycisphaerae bacterium RAS1 genome encodes:
- the ykoV gene encoding putative DNA repair protein YkoV produces MAAPRATWKGQIKLSLVAFPVKLYTAVSSASRISFNQLHKGCHRRLKQQMVCPEHGAVERGDIAKGYEYEEGKYVVIDEADFEKVKLETNHTIQLSQFVDANSLNPLYFESSYYVAPDGPLAEEAFRVIREALRAAGKIGIGRVVLSGREQIVALRTEDRGFLLTTLRCAEEVRGPTAYFEDIRNGDVQPDQLKLARQLIESMEAEFDPSQFKDRYQDSMLEIIKAKIAGSEPVIVQEQEADKIINLMDALRQSVSAAPPLRKKPPAKSVAAAAPARRKAKGA; encoded by the coding sequence ATGGCAGCTCCGCGCGCTACCTGGAAGGGCCAGATCAAGCTCTCGCTCGTCGCGTTTCCGGTCAAGCTCTACACCGCCGTGTCGAGCGCCAGCCGAATCAGCTTCAACCAGCTTCACAAGGGCTGCCACCGCCGGCTTAAGCAGCAAATGGTCTGCCCGGAGCACGGGGCGGTGGAGCGCGGCGACATCGCCAAGGGTTACGAATACGAAGAGGGCAAGTACGTCGTCATCGACGAGGCGGATTTCGAGAAGGTCAAGCTGGAGACGAACCACACGATCCAGCTCTCGCAGTTCGTGGACGCGAATTCGCTGAACCCGCTCTACTTCGAGTCGTCCTACTACGTCGCCCCCGACGGCCCGCTGGCTGAGGAGGCCTTCCGCGTCATCCGCGAGGCGCTCCGCGCCGCCGGCAAGATCGGCATCGGCCGCGTGGTTCTCAGCGGCCGCGAGCAGATCGTTGCGCTTCGCACCGAGGACAGGGGCTTTCTGCTGACGACGCTGCGCTGCGCCGAAGAAGTGCGCGGCCCGACGGCCTATTTCGAGGATATTCGGAACGGAGACGTCCAGCCCGACCAGCTCAAGCTCGCGCGCCAGTTGATAGAGAGCATGGAGGCGGAGTTCGACCCGTCGCAGTTCAAGGACCGCTACCAGGATTCGATGCTGGAGATCATCAAGGCCAAGATCGCCGGCTCCGAACCGGTCATCGTGCAGGAGCAGGAAGCGGACAAGATCATCAACCTGATGGACGCGCTGCGGCAGAGCGTCTCCGCCGCGCCCCCGCTGCGCAAGAAGCCGCCGGCCAAGAGCGTCGCGGCAGCGGCGCCCGCCCGGCGAAAAGCAAAGGGCGCCTGA